In one window of Dyella thiooxydans DNA:
- a CDS encoding nuclear transport factor 2 family protein, producing MNAQLHPAFDPIARNLEVVDRHMRDEARDPDSVLALYTEDAVLEIPGRGQRFDSPEAIRDNYVRMFASMAEIEIQPMDRFATANRVVDECLVRLRITGDGLVNVPVPIGSRAELRLLHVFHMRDGRIAREEVFEGWRRLDG from the coding sequence ATGAACGCCCAGCTTCACCCCGCTTTCGATCCGATCGCCCGCAACCTGGAGGTGGTGGACCGCCACATGCGCGACGAGGCGCGCGACCCGGACAGCGTGCTCGCGCTGTACACCGAGGACGCCGTGCTGGAGATTCCCGGCCGCGGCCAGCGCTTCGACTCGCCCGAGGCGATCCGCGACAACTACGTGCGCATGTTCGCCTCGATGGCCGAGATCGAGATCCAGCCGATGGACCGCTTCGCCACCGCCAACCGGGTGGTGGACGAGTGCCTGGTGCGCCTGCGCATCACCGGCGACGGCCTGGTCAACGTGCCGGTGCCGATCGGCTCACGCGCCGAGCTGCGCCTGCTGCACGTGTTCCACATGCGCGACGGCCGCATTGCGCGCGAGGAAGTCTTCGAGGGCTGGCGCCGCCTCGACGGCTGA
- a CDS encoding class I adenylate-forming enzyme family protein, whose amino-acid sequence MTAREIRRLHDSLLHHAGDPATADKPVVIAEGQRYTYRELLEAARRLAGTLQARGVRRGDRVAIYLDNGWPAVVAIYAVLIAGGVFLVVNPQTKSDKLAFILDDCSARVLVTDAHIGEQFLPLLDGSRLPGGVICSGECPEHRAISPFDAATCAAAPEPVEPTVIGPDLAALIYTSGSTGTPKGVMQTHQSMVFAGGSLVEYLRLSSDDRILCALPLAFDYGLYQLLMAVRLGATLVLERSFTFPAQVFARMQAEGVTVFPGVPTMFAMLLAAHRKSPLRFDGVTRVTNTAAALSDDSAARLREIFPQALVYKMYGLTECKRVSYLEPELVDQRPGSVGKAIPGTEVYLLSPSGEPTPAGEIGVLHVRGPHVMLGYWNRPDLSEHMLRPGRLPGERVLCTHDLFRMDEDGFLYFVGRSDDIIKTRGEKVSPVEVENAMSAIDGIREVAVVGVEDELLGQAIRAYVVLQDDACLSTGQIRALCLRRLESFMVPQQVVFVQELPRTPSGKVSKRALLESLAS is encoded by the coding sequence ATGACGGCGCGCGAGATCCGCCGGCTGCACGACAGCCTGCTGCACCACGCCGGCGACCCGGCCACGGCGGACAAGCCGGTGGTGATCGCCGAAGGCCAGCGATACACCTACCGCGAGCTGCTCGAGGCGGCACGGCGCTTGGCCGGAACGCTGCAGGCGCGCGGTGTCCGTCGCGGCGACCGGGTAGCGATCTACCTCGACAACGGCTGGCCCGCGGTGGTGGCGATCTACGCCGTGCTGATCGCCGGGGGCGTGTTCCTGGTGGTCAACCCGCAGACCAAGTCGGACAAGCTCGCCTTCATCCTCGACGACTGCAGCGCGCGGGTGCTGGTCACCGACGCGCACATCGGCGAGCAGTTCCTGCCGCTGCTGGATGGGTCGCGCCTGCCCGGCGGGGTGATCTGCTCCGGCGAATGCCCGGAGCACCGGGCGATATCGCCCTTCGATGCGGCCACCTGTGCCGCCGCGCCGGAGCCGGTGGAGCCGACCGTGATCGGCCCCGATCTGGCCGCGCTGATCTATACCTCGGGCAGTACCGGCACGCCCAAGGGCGTGATGCAGACGCACCAGTCGATGGTGTTCGCCGGCGGCAGCCTGGTCGAATATCTGCGACTGTCGTCCGACGACCGCATCCTGTGCGCGCTGCCGCTGGCCTTCGACTACGGCCTGTACCAGCTGCTGATGGCGGTGAGGCTCGGCGCCACGCTGGTGCTCGAGCGCTCGTTCACCTTCCCGGCGCAGGTGTTCGCGCGGATGCAGGCCGAAGGCGTCACGGTGTTCCCCGGCGTACCGACCATGTTCGCCATGCTGCTGGCCGCGCACCGCAAGTCGCCGCTGCGTTTCGACGGCGTGACGCGGGTGACCAATACCGCCGCGGCGCTGTCCGACGACAGTGCCGCGCGCCTGCGCGAGATCTTTCCGCAGGCGTTGGTCTACAAGATGTACGGCCTGACCGAGTGCAAGCGGGTCAGCTACCTGGAGCCGGAGCTGGTCGACCAGCGTCCCGGCTCGGTGGGCAAGGCGATCCCGGGGACCGAGGTGTACCTGCTCTCGCCCTCCGGCGAACCGACCCCGGCGGGCGAGATCGGCGTGCTGCACGTGCGCGGTCCGCACGTGATGCTCGGCTACTGGAACCGCCCGGACCTGTCCGAGCACATGCTGCGTCCGGGACGGCTGCCGGGCGAGCGGGTGCTGTGCACGCACGACCTGTTCCGCATGGACGAGGATGGATTCCTCTACTTCGTCGGTCGCAGCGACGACATCATCAAGACCCGCGGCGAGAAGGTCAGCCCGGTCGAGGTGGAGAACGCGATGAGCGCCATCGACGGTATCCGCGAGGTAGCGGTGGTCGGTGTCGAGGACGAGCTGCTCGGCCAGGCGATCCGCGCCTACGTGGTGCTGCAGGACGATGCCTGCCTCAGCACCGGGCAGATCCGCGCGCTGTGCCTGCGGCGACTGGAGAGTTTCATGGTGCCGCAGCAGGTGGTGTTCGTGCAGGAGTTGCCGCGCACGCCTTCGGGCAAGGTCAGCAAGCGCGCGCTGCTGGAGTCGCTCGCATCGTGA
- a CDS encoding cytochrome o ubiquinol oxidase subunit IV, with product MDGDGGFRRELRDYVVGLVLALGLSGAAFALVAWDPWPARTTLGVVAALAVLQLVAHFRCFLHIDLKQSHRDDLQLILFTAVIIGLMVAGSLWIIFNQNQRMM from the coding sequence ATGGACGGCGATGGCGGGTTCCGTCGCGAGCTTCGCGACTACGTGGTGGGCCTGGTGCTGGCACTCGGACTGAGTGGCGCGGCGTTCGCGCTGGTCGCCTGGGATCCGTGGCCCGCCCGCACCACACTCGGCGTGGTCGCGGCGTTGGCGGTGCTGCAGCTGGTGGCGCATTTCCGATGCTTCCTGCATATCGACCTGAAGCAGTCGCATCGCGATGACCTGCAGCTGATCCTGTTCACGGCGGTGATCATCGGCCTGATGGTCGCCGGGTCGCTGTGGATCATCTTCAACCAGAACCAGCGCATGATGTGA
- the asnB gene encoding asparagine synthase (glutamine-hydrolyzing) — protein MCGIAGFVGGQDTPEATRGTLERMIRTLRHRGPDGFGYHLGEGVGLAHARLAIIDLATGQQPIRNERGTVWTVLNGEIFNYRELRRTLEAQGHAFYTHSDTEVIVHLYEQYGDDFVDHLNGQFAIALWDAERRRLLLARDRTGIRPLFHASAGGRLWFGSEVKALLAVLPQLGVLDPHGVAQALTYWGAIDPGTVFRDVASVPPGHVLALEADGRRSLRRYWDWEFPELRDGHQQRPFGSIDEAAGALRELLVDAVRLQLRADVPVGAYLSGGLDSSGVVALIRHYTNNPLRTFSVAFEDAEFDESDFQARMVAHMGTEHTTLHCSRRDIGQAFPQLIEHTEAPVLRTAGVPLMLLAGDVHAHGFRVVLTGEGADEVFGGYDLFKEAKVRRFWARQPGSTWRPRLFERLYGYLAHSPVANAAMAQSFFGRGMEHRDRAVFAHLPRWTTSQRALAFFSPEWRAQVEGWDPLATFEATLPPAIGRWSPLARDQYVEAHSLLASYLLPMQGDRPAMAHSVEGRFPFLDHRVVEFGNRLPDHWKIRGLTEKDVLRRALAGLLPEEIRHRTKQPYRAPDHGSFFFDGEPLDYVADVLSGDSLREAGYFDPERVGRLFDKCRRGQAIGFADNQAFVGILSTMLVHRQRVRPGSGA, from the coding sequence ATGTGCGGGATAGCGGGATTCGTCGGAGGGCAGGACACGCCGGAAGCGACGCGCGGGACGCTGGAGCGGATGATCCGGACCCTGCGCCACCGCGGTCCGGACGGGTTCGGCTATCACCTGGGCGAGGGCGTCGGGCTGGCCCACGCGCGACTGGCGATCATCGACCTGGCTACCGGCCAGCAACCGATCCGCAACGAGCGCGGCACCGTGTGGACGGTGCTCAACGGCGAGATCTTCAACTACCGCGAGCTGCGCCGGACGCTGGAGGCGCAGGGCCACGCGTTCTACACGCACTCCGACACCGAGGTCATCGTCCACCTGTACGAGCAGTACGGGGACGATTTCGTCGATCACCTCAACGGCCAGTTCGCCATCGCGCTGTGGGACGCCGAGCGCCGACGCCTGCTGCTGGCTCGCGACCGCACCGGCATCCGCCCGCTCTTCCACGCCAGCGCTGGTGGCCGCTTGTGGTTCGGCTCGGAGGTGAAGGCGCTGCTGGCCGTGCTGCCGCAACTGGGCGTGCTCGACCCGCACGGGGTGGCGCAGGCACTGACCTACTGGGGCGCGATCGATCCCGGCACGGTGTTCCGCGACGTGGCGAGCGTACCGCCGGGGCATGTACTGGCGCTGGAGGCCGACGGTCGCCGTTCGCTGCGGCGCTACTGGGACTGGGAGTTTCCCGAGCTCCGGGATGGCCACCAGCAGCGACCGTTCGGCTCCATCGACGAGGCCGCCGGCGCGCTGCGCGAACTGCTGGTGGATGCCGTGCGGCTGCAACTGCGGGCCGACGTGCCGGTCGGCGCCTACCTCAGCGGCGGGCTGGATTCCTCCGGTGTGGTCGCGCTGATCCGCCACTACACGAACAACCCGCTGCGCACCTTTTCGGTGGCCTTCGAGGACGCCGAGTTCGACGAGAGCGATTTCCAGGCGCGGATGGTCGCCCACATGGGCACCGAGCACACCACGCTGCATTGCAGCCGACGCGACATCGGGCAGGCCTTTCCGCAGCTGATCGAGCATACCGAGGCGCCGGTGCTGCGCACCGCCGGCGTGCCGCTGATGCTGCTGGCCGGCGACGTGCACGCGCACGGTTTCCGGGTGGTGCTGACCGGCGAGGGCGCGGACGAGGTATTCGGCGGCTACGACCTGTTCAAGGAGGCCAAGGTGCGCCGGTTCTGGGCGCGCCAGCCCGGATCGACCTGGCGCCCGCGCCTGTTCGAGCGTCTGTACGGCTACCTGGCGCACTCGCCGGTGGCGAATGCGGCGATGGCCCAGTCGTTCTTCGGCCGCGGCATGGAACATCGCGATCGTGCGGTGTTCGCGCATCTGCCGCGCTGGACCACCTCGCAGCGCGCGCTGGCCTTTTTCTCGCCGGAGTGGCGTGCCCAGGTGGAAGGCTGGGACCCGCTGGCCACCTTCGAGGCCACGCTGCCGCCGGCGATCGGACGCTGGAGCCCGCTGGCGCGCGACCAGTACGTGGAGGCGCATTCGCTGCTGGCGTCCTACCTTTTGCCGATGCAGGGCGACCGGCCGGCGATGGCGCACTCGGTCGAGGGACGTTTCCCGTTCCTCGACCATCGCGTGGTGGAATTCGGCAACCGCCTGCCCGACCACTGGAAGATCCGCGGCCTGACCGAGAAGGATGTGCTGCGCCGTGCCCTGGCCGGACTGCTGCCGGAGGAAATCCGCCACCGCACCAAGCAGCCGTACCGGGCGCCGGACCACGGCAGCTTTTTCTTCGACGGCGAGCCGCTGGACTACGTGGCCGATGTGTTGAGCGGCGACAGCCTGCGCGAGGCCGGCTATTTCGACCCGGAACGGGTCGGGCGGCTGTTCGACAAGTGTCGCCGTGGTCAGGCGATCGGTTTCGCCGACAACCAGGCCTTCGTCGGCATCCTGTCGACCATGCTGGTGCATCGCCAACGGGTCAGGCCCGGATCGGGGGCCTGA
- the nadE gene encoding NAD(+) synthase — translation MTATLDWNVLDIDPAAEVERIVAWIRATLAQTLHRRGLVVAISGGVDSSVCAALAVRAAGASRVYSLILPERDSSGRSARDAGELATFLGVRVQTQDIAPALEAIGCYRSRDEAVRRVLPDYREDWRIKVVIAGGREGGINHFRLVAEAPDGRRFDAPMALPEYLQIVAATNYKQRLRKTIEYHHADRLNYAVVGTPNRLEYDQGFFVKNGDGSADLKPIAHLYKSQVYALARYLELPECVATAEPTTDTYSLAQGQDEFYFALPWRSMDLALWALEHDLPASALCAPLGLAPAAAEAVYADIRAKRRTTRYLHLPPLTLISPPAMP, via the coding sequence ATGACGGCCACGCTGGACTGGAATGTGCTGGACATCGATCCGGCCGCCGAGGTGGAGCGCATCGTCGCGTGGATACGCGCCACGCTGGCGCAGACGCTGCATCGGCGCGGGCTGGTGGTGGCCATCTCCGGCGGCGTGGACAGCTCGGTGTGCGCCGCACTGGCGGTGCGTGCGGCGGGCGCGTCGCGGGTGTACTCGCTGATCCTGCCCGAGCGCGATTCCTCCGGCCGCAGCGCGCGCGATGCCGGCGAGCTGGCGACGTTTCTCGGGGTACGTGTACAGACCCAGGACATCGCCCCGGCGCTGGAGGCGATCGGCTGCTACCGCTCGCGCGACGAGGCCGTGCGCCGCGTGCTGCCGGACTATCGCGAGGACTGGCGCATCAAGGTGGTGATCGCCGGCGGCCGGGAGGGCGGCATCAACCACTTCCGGCTGGTCGCCGAGGCGCCGGACGGGCGCCGCTTCGATGCGCCGATGGCGCTGCCGGAATACCTGCAGATCGTCGCCGCTACCAACTACAAGCAGCGCCTGCGCAAGACCATCGAATACCACCACGCCGACCGGCTGAATTACGCCGTGGTCGGTACGCCGAACCGGCTGGAGTACGACCAGGGCTTCTTCGTGAAGAACGGCGATGGCTCGGCCGACCTCAAGCCGATCGCGCACCTGTACAAGTCGCAGGTCTATGCCCTGGCGCGTTACCTGGAACTGCCCGAGTGCGTGGCCACGGCCGAGCCCACCACCGATACCTACAGCCTGGCGCAGGGCCAGGACGAGTTCTATTTCGCCCTGCCGTGGCGCTCGATGGACCTGGCGCTGTGGGCGCTCGAGCATGACCTGCCGGCCTCCGCCTTGTGTGCACCGCTCGGGCTCGCACCCGCCGCGGCCGAGGCGGTCTACGCCGATATCCGCGCCAAGCGGCGCACCACGCGCTATCTTCACCTCCCCCCGCTGACCCTGATCTCGCCTCCCGCCATGCCATGA
- a CDS encoding phosphopantetheine-binding protein — protein MFSDDGSVLANDASLLEKGVIDSTGVLELAMFLETQFGISVRADDLLPQNFDSVDSMAGFVHRATSGKVAAATAV, from the coding sequence ATGTTCAGCGATGACGGCTCCGTCCTCGCCAACGACGCGTCGCTGCTCGAGAAGGGCGTGATCGATTCGACCGGCGTGCTGGAGCTGGCGATGTTCCTGGAAACGCAGTTCGGCATCTCGGTGAGGGCGGACGACCTGCTGCCGCAGAACTTCGACTCGGTGGACAGCATGGCCGGGTTCGTCCATCGCGCCACCAGCGGCAAGGTCGCAGCTGCGACCGCGGTATGA
- a CDS encoding HemK family protein methyltransferase encodes MSVLFEGMLSRLTDGLQVLPDKPEETPESALRALWHTAAGRPCSAHVAMRRPLPAIEASPAAVTVLERLVQRRLLGEPLAYITGRQNFMGLEMLSAPGALIPRAETELMARAAVDLLDGVPGEPLALDVCTGSGNVAYAMAWGVPRARVMGGDISEEALALAGENGRLLGMQERLEFRRGDLLAPFDEPDLTGRVDLITSAPPYIQSGKVGVMAPEIASHEPREAFDGGPLGVTLLIRLVEESPRMLRSGGWLAFEVGKGQGPAMSRRLQRDTNYAEVRELSDAEGVVRALLARRA; translated from the coding sequence ATGAGTGTGTTGTTCGAGGGCATGCTGTCCCGTCTCACCGACGGCCTGCAGGTGCTGCCCGACAAGCCGGAGGAAACGCCCGAGAGCGCCCTGCGCGCGCTTTGGCACACCGCCGCGGGGCGTCCGTGTTCCGCACACGTGGCGATGCGCCGGCCGCTGCCCGCGATCGAGGCCAGCCCGGCCGCGGTCACCGTGCTGGAGCGACTGGTGCAGCGTCGACTGCTCGGCGAGCCGCTGGCCTATATCACCGGGCGGCAGAACTTCATGGGGCTGGAGATGCTCAGCGCGCCGGGTGCGTTGATTCCCCGCGCCGAAACCGAGTTGATGGCGCGGGCGGCGGTCGATCTGCTCGACGGTGTGCCCGGCGAACCGCTGGCGCTGGATGTCTGCACCGGTTCGGGCAACGTGGCCTATGCGATGGCCTGGGGCGTGCCGCGCGCGCGCGTGATGGGGGGCGACATCAGTGAAGAGGCGCTGGCGCTGGCCGGGGAGAACGGGCGCCTGCTCGGCATGCAGGAGCGGCTGGAGTTCCGCCGAGGCGACCTGCTGGCGCCATTCGACGAGCCGGACCTGACCGGCCGGGTCGACCTGATCACCTCCGCGCCGCCTTACATCCAGAGCGGAAAGGTGGGCGTGATGGCCCCGGAGATCGCCAGCCACGAACCGCGCGAGGCCTTCGATGGCGGTCCGCTCGGGGTGACCCTGCTGATACGCCTGGTGGAGGAGTCCCCGCGCATGCTGCGGTCCGGCGGCTGGCTGGCATTCGAGGTCGGCAAGGGGCAGGGGCCGGCGATGTCGCGCCGACTGCAGCGCGACACGAACTACGCCGAGGTGCGCGAACTGTCCGATGCCGAGGGCGTGGTGCGCGCCCTGCTGGCGCGCCGGGCGTGA
- a CDS encoding MarR family winged helix-turn-helix transcriptional regulator, translating to MATTFPDRQRTLGSLLRLPYQALQSAVYGALAERGFDDIRAAHSAVFRHIDADGTRLTVLAERAGMTKQSMAYLVDALAQAGYLTTAADPHDGRARRVLLTRRGDQAMTALLELSADFEQQLAARLGAARMKRLRTLLEELAGVVEPAGAADTP from the coding sequence ATGGCCACGACCTTTCCCGATCGCCAGCGTACGCTCGGCAGCCTGCTCCGGCTGCCCTACCAGGCCCTGCAGTCCGCCGTGTATGGCGCGCTGGCCGAACGCGGCTTCGACGACATCCGCGCCGCGCACAGCGCGGTGTTCCGCCACATCGACGCCGACGGCACGCGCCTGACCGTGCTGGCCGAGCGCGCCGGCATGACCAAGCAGAGCATGGCCTATCTGGTGGACGCGCTGGCGCAGGCCGGCTACCTGACCACCGCGGCCGATCCCCACGACGGCCGCGCGCGGCGCGTACTGCTGACCCGCCGCGGCGACCAGGCGATGACCGCCCTGCTCGAGCTCAGCGCCGACTTCGAGCAACAGCTGGCCGCGCGACTGGGGGCAGCCAGGATGAAGCGGCTGCGCACCCTGCTCGAGGAACTGGCGGGCGTGGTCGAGCCGGCCGGCGCGGCAGACACGCCGTGA
- a CDS encoding nitroreductase family protein, with amino-acid sequence MPPPVVMPLPPRPACTDAQRIAAAAAFAQEMASRRTVRDFADTPVPREVIEHCLRAAGSAPSGANQQPWRFVAVGRGPLRRRIREAAEAEEREFYERRAPDEWLEALAPLGTDADKPFLETAPWLIGIFYERFGVDAEGNKHKRYYPQESVGIATGLLVAALHRAGLATLTHTPSPMGFLNELLGRPRNEMPFLLLVVGHPAEGCTVPAIERLPLEAYARFIE; translated from the coding sequence ATGCCGCCTCCCGTCGTCATGCCGCTGCCGCCACGTCCCGCCTGCACCGACGCCCAGCGTATCGCCGCAGCCGCGGCATTCGCGCAGGAGATGGCCAGCCGCCGCACGGTACGCGACTTCGCCGATACGCCGGTGCCGCGCGAGGTGATCGAGCATTGCCTGCGCGCGGCGGGCAGCGCGCCCAGTGGAGCCAACCAGCAGCCCTGGCGGTTCGTGGCGGTGGGGCGGGGGCCGTTGCGGCGGCGCATCCGCGAGGCGGCCGAGGCGGAGGAGCGCGAGTTCTACGAGCGGCGCGCGCCGGACGAATGGCTGGAGGCGCTGGCGCCGCTGGGCACCGACGCGGACAAGCCGTTCCTGGAGACCGCACCGTGGCTGATCGGCATCTTCTACGAGCGCTTCGGGGTGGATGCCGAGGGCAACAAGCACAAACGCTATTACCCGCAGGAGTCGGTCGGCATCGCCACCGGGCTGCTGGTCGCCGCGCTGCATCGTGCGGGACTGGCCACGCTCACCCACACCCCCAGCCCGATGGGTTTCCTCAACGAGCTGCTCGGGCGCCCGCGCAACGAGATGCCGTTTCTGCTGCTGGTGGTGGGGCATCCGGCCGAGGGCTGCACGGTGCCGGCGATCGAGCGGCTGCCGCTGGAGGCCTACGCCCGTTTCATCGAGTGA
- a CDS encoding FdhF/YdeP family oxidoreductase: protein MTDERDESIQHEGPAGGWGSLKGIGEVFARELSTPAVLETLMRQNKAGGYMCSSCAWGKPTHPHTFEFCENGAKATLWDLTRDRCTPEFFARHTVTELLGWDDYDLEMQGRLTAPLRYDPSTDRYMACSWEEAFQGIARELQALDPKSVVFYASGKASLETSYLYALFARMYGSNNLPDSSNMCHETTSVGLKKVIGSPVGTCVMEDFEHCDAIFYFGQNPGTNSPRFLHPLQEAVKRGCRIIVFNPVREQGLVRFINPQNPLQMLTGEATELAHMYLQVKPGGDIAALTGLCKRVLEADDRARAAGEADVLDRDFIRQHTHGFEAFVETARNTSWDEIERVSGLARADLEAAADVYVEAKNVIGVYGMGLTQHVHGSQSIGMLVNLMLMRGNIGRPGAGMSPVRGHSNVQGQRTVGISEKPELVPLDKLAAMFDFEPPRDTGLTTVDACEGIRNGTVKGFVSLGGNFVRAIPDRDVMEPAWREQALTVYIATRLNRSHLVHGRASYLLPCLVRAEEDMQASGPQSVSIEDSFSHIYGSVGKRKPADEGLLSELAIVAGMAKATLPAHPKWRWDAWTADYSLVRDLIAETYPHDFHDFNARMFQPGGFYRGNPAHERIWKTDSGKAEFTNPTVMSALGVGAAPGRYHLITMRSNDQFNTTIYGHDDRLRGLEGSREILLINLAEMERAGLKEGDVVSLVGDAGDDVVREVKGLTVTPFNLPDGCLGGYYPEMNALVPLWYHDEASKTPASKGVPVRIRR, encoded by the coding sequence ATGACTGACGAGCGCGACGAGTCGATCCAGCATGAAGGCCCGGCCGGTGGCTGGGGGTCGCTCAAGGGCATCGGGGAGGTATTCGCCCGCGAGTTGTCCACGCCCGCGGTGCTCGAGACGCTGATGCGCCAGAACAAGGCCGGCGGCTACATGTGCAGCTCCTGCGCGTGGGGCAAGCCGACCCATCCGCATACGTTCGAGTTCTGCGAGAACGGCGCCAAGGCGACGTTGTGGGATCTCACCCGCGATCGCTGCACGCCGGAGTTCTTTGCCCGGCACACGGTGACCGAGCTGCTGGGCTGGGATGACTATGACCTGGAAATGCAGGGTCGGCTGACCGCGCCGCTGCGCTATGACCCGTCGACCGATCGCTACATGGCGTGCAGCTGGGAGGAGGCCTTCCAGGGCATCGCGCGCGAGCTTCAGGCGCTGGATCCGAAGTCGGTGGTGTTCTACGCCTCCGGCAAGGCCTCGCTGGAAACCTCCTACCTGTACGCGCTGTTCGCGCGGATGTACGGCAGCAACAACCTTCCCGACAGCTCCAACATGTGCCACGAGACCACCTCGGTCGGCCTCAAGAAGGTGATCGGTTCGCCGGTCGGCACCTGCGTGATGGAGGATTTCGAGCACTGCGACGCGATCTTCTATTTCGGCCAGAACCCGGGCACCAACAGTCCGCGTTTCCTGCATCCGCTGCAGGAGGCGGTGAAACGCGGCTGCAGGATCATCGTGTTCAATCCCGTGCGCGAGCAGGGGCTGGTGCGCTTCATCAATCCGCAGAACCCGCTGCAGATGCTCACCGGCGAGGCCACCGAGCTGGCGCACATGTACCTGCAGGTGAAGCCTGGCGGCGACATCGCCGCGCTCACCGGCCTGTGCAAGCGCGTGCTGGAAGCCGACGACAGGGCGCGTGCGGCCGGCGAGGCCGACGTGCTGGATCGCGACTTCATCAGGCAGCACACGCACGGGTTCGAGGCGTTTGTCGAAACGGCGCGGAACACATCGTGGGACGAGATCGAGCGCGTCAGCGGCCTGGCCCGTGCCGACCTGGAAGCCGCCGCGGACGTCTACGTGGAGGCGAAGAACGTCATCGGCGTCTACGGCATGGGGCTCACCCAGCATGTGCACGGTTCGCAGAGTATCGGCATGCTGGTCAACCTGATGCTGATGCGCGGCAACATCGGCCGACCGGGCGCCGGCATGTCGCCGGTGCGCGGGCACTCCAACGTGCAGGGCCAGCGCACCGTGGGCATCTCCGAGAAGCCCGAACTGGTGCCGCTGGACAAGCTCGCCGCGATGTTCGATTTCGAGCCGCCGCGCGATACCGGACTCACCACAGTCGATGCCTGCGAAGGCATCCGCAACGGCACGGTGAAAGGGTTCGTCAGCCTGGGCGGCAACTTCGTGCGCGCGATTCCCGATCGCGACGTGATGGAGCCGGCCTGGCGCGAGCAGGCGCTTACCGTCTACATCGCCACCAGGCTCAACCGCAGTCATCTGGTGCACGGGCGCGCGTCGTACCTGCTGCCGTGCCTGGTGCGCGCGGAGGAGGATATGCAGGCCAGCGGGCCGCAGTCGGTGTCGATCGAAGACAGCTTCAGCCACATCTACGGCTCCGTCGGCAAGCGCAAGCCCGCTGACGAGGGGCTGCTGTCCGAGCTGGCGATCGTTGCTGGCATGGCCAAGGCTACGTTGCCGGCGCACCCGAAATGGCGCTGGGACGCATGGACCGCCGACTACAGCCTCGTGCGCGACCTGATCGCCGAAACGTATCCGCACGACTTCCACGACTTCAACGCGCGCATGTTCCAGCCCGGCGGCTTCTACCGCGGCAACCCGGCGCACGAACGGATCTGGAAGACCGACAGCGGCAAGGCGGAGTTCACCAATCCCACTGTGATGTCGGCGCTCGGCGTCGGCGCCGCGCCGGGGCGCTATCACCTGATCACCATGCGCTCGAACGACCAGTTCAACACCACCATCTACGGCCACGACGATCGTCTGCGCGGGCTGGAAGGCTCGCGCGAGATCCTGCTGATCAATCTTGCCGAGATGGAGCGCGCCGGCCTGAAGGAAGGCGACGTGGTCAGCCTGGTGGGCGATGCCGGCGACGACGTGGTGCGCGAAGTGAAAGGCCTCACGGTCACCCCTTTCAACCTGCCCGATGGCTGCCTCGGCGGCTACTACCCGGAAATGAACGCGCTGGTGCCGCTGTGGTACCACGACGAGGCATCGAAGACGCCGGCATCCAAGGGAGTGCCGGTGCGCATCCGCAGGTAG